TCTTTCATCCAATTTATCTTTTTTAGAACTGATTATTTTTTGCTTTTCCAACTCTTTAAGTAAGCTTATTGTAGAAGGGTGGGTGTAGCCTATTTCGCTTGAAATTTCAACAACACTCAACATTCCTTTTATATGTAATGTGTAAATTACAGGAAACCATTTTGGTTCAAAATCAATGTTAAAAGATTTATAAATCAATGCGCCATCTTTGCGTAATTGCTCGCTAAGACGTTGTAATCTGGTTGAAAGGGCAAGGACACCTATTTCATCAATGATATTCATTTTTTTGAATTTAGTTGTAATTGGCAGAATATATTGTCGGGCTTCATTAAAGGAAAATCATCTGGGAGTTCTTCCTTATGAATTCTTATGAAATTATTTCTTTCATAAAATCGTAATGCAGCATGTAATTTAGAAACGGTACCCAAATATAAATCTTTTAACCCGTTTTCTTTGCTGTATATTATTAATTTTTCTAATAACTGTTGTCCTATGTTATATTGTTTGCCTCTGTATTCTTTTACAACAAACATTTTTCGAATTGCTCCGGCTTCCTTATTAAATTTTACCAAAGCTATTGTGCCAACTAATTTTCCGTCTATAAAAGCACCAAGAAAACAACCTCCTGATTGATAGTAAAAATTTTTAATATTTAATAAATCTGGCTGATCTTCTAAAGTTATAGGAACATTAAATTCATTTTGTTGAATGTTTAAAATCAAATCTACTATTTGTTTCTCGTATTCATTTTGGATAGGCTGTATAATCATTTTTACTGGAGAATTAATATATGTGTAAAACTACGTAGTTGAATACATATATCCAAGTGTAAAAGTAAATAATTTAATAACAAGAAATTATTGAATCGAGAAATATATGAAATAAGAAATTTGTGGGTATTAAATAATATGAATCATTTATTCAAGTAGATGCCAAATTTTGTGAAGTTTATAAAAATAACTTGTTTTTATAACCATAAAATAAACTCCAAAATCAAATGACTTTGGAGTTTATTATTTTTTAAAGATTTTATTTACCAAGGGCTTTCTTCGCTTTCATCTTCAATATCATTGCTAAAGAATTTCCCCGTTGGTGCGCTCTCGTCTGTTAGTGTATGCTTAATGATAAAACTCGCCGCACTTTCTACAGTTCCGGGGCCACTAAAGTGGTTGAAATCGGTTGCTGTATAACCAGGATCTATTGAATTTACTTTAAATGGAAGTTCTCTAAGTTCATATGCTAAAGTAATGGTAAAGGCATTTAAGGCAGCTTTAGATGGCACATAACAAATCCCTTTTATAGCGTTATATTTCCAAGTTGGATCACTGTGTAGAGTGAGCGAACCAAGACCAGAAGTAATATTGCTAATTCTCGGACTATCTGATTTTTTAAGCAAATCAAGAAACGTTTGTGTAACTCTAATCGCTCCAAAGAAATTTGTGTCAAATGTTTTCTGAATATCATCTATAGAAGTCGACGAAGGATTTTGTGGTAAAACACCAATTACTCCAGCGTTGTTAATCAAAATATCCAATTTGCCCTGCTCTTTTTCAACAATGTTTTTTGCTTCTAAAACGCTATTTGAATCATTAATGTCAATTTGAATAGCTTTAATATTTTTATATCCTTTTTCATTTAATTCTTTTACAACTTCCTCTCCTTTTTTGAGATCGCGGCTTCCGATATAAACAAACAATCCTTTCTCTGAAAGCTGTTTTGCAGTTTCTAAACCTATGCTTCTATTTGCGCCTGTAATTAATACTGATTTCATTTTTTATCTTTTTAAATTATAAATACAAAGTTGCAGCGATAAAAAAGAAAATCATTTGCCATTTGGCAAAAAGCAATTTAGCGTATGTTTTTTCTAATTCTGCTTAAAGAAGATTGTGTGATTCCGAGATAAGAAGCTAAATACGAAAGTGGAATGCGATTGACAACTTTAGGAAATTTTTCAATAAATGATAAATAGCGTGTTGTAGCGTCTTCAGAAACCAGTGGACTTCTTCTGTCTACTTTTTGTATCAATGCTCTTGCAATAATTTTGTGTACTATTGTGTCCCAGCCCACAATAGTATTCAAAAGTTCTTCCCAATCTGGTTTCGAGAATACTATAAGTTTACAATCAGTAGCGGCTTGAACATACGCTGAAGAACAAACACTATTATTAAAACTCTCTAAATCTACGACAAGATTATTTTCGTCGATGAAGTATTTTGTGATTTCTTCTCCTTTGTTGTTGTAATAGCAAACTCTCATGATTCCCTCTAAAATAAAACCAACTTGGGTCGGAATTTTACCAGCTTCAGAAAAATATTCATCTTTATTAAACTCAATTTCTCTAGCTTTCTTTGAAATCAGCTCAATTTGTTGCTGATTTAAGTTACCAAACTGCAATATATATTCTACTAATTCTTTCATGATTGCAAGATAAGCATAACTATTTATCGAAGATTTGTCATTTGACAAAAAGTATCGAAATAGGTGTTATTGTTTAATGTTTTAAAGTTTTTTTGCTTCTTCTTTTTTTTGAGGTTTTGAACTTGATCTCGTGAAAGTGAGCGATGGATATAAAAGTTTTAAAAGGCATAAAAAGAAACTCCTTAATTTGTTAAGGAGTTTATTGGTGGGCTGTCAGGGTTTACAATTGAACACCTTGTAACTATTTTGACCTTTTTATATTCTTTATAGGTAAAATCAGACCGTTTATTGGTATGTTTGCTGATTTTTTGTTAGTTACTGGGGATTTAAAAAAATGTTATAATCTTTTTTACTAGAATTAAATATACCTCATTTTATATTCGTATTTAAAAAACTTTAAGCCCTATAGACTTGGAAAGAATCACACATATTAGTTTTTTATTGACGAATTTCTAGTCTTAAATTATTTAAAATATTGTTTCAAATTTTTCTTTACTTTTTAGAAATGAAAGATAGTATCAGTGTATTAATTTACTTCGGCAATTCATACATTTTTGGTAAACTATTCACTAACGTAGCCTTAGGTTTTGTTGCAAAATCTTTAAAATCGGCAGAGTTAGATTCCGTTGATGTTGGTACATAGTAACCATCTGTGGTGTTATTCCAAAACATAACGTAGCTCACTTCAATACTATTTGAAGTCAAAGCACCATACAAAAAGGTTGAAAACCAATTAGAAATTGGTGAATTAGAGCTCGTAACTTGATAACCTGTTTCAGTCATAGCTGCAATTTTTACTTTCGTTATTGCTAAATCAGAGATCATCTTTAGTTTTGCATTAGCTTTATCTGCTCCATTTTGTCCTTGATTCTTAAAGTCACCATAATTATCTATTCCTAACACATCCACATAAGTATCGCCCGGATATCGACTCAAATAATTAGCCGATGTAGTGTAAGAATTGTCAGGAGAAAACGCATATAAAATATTGTGAACACCTTTTGTATCTCTTAAATAGGTTACTGTAAATTGATATGCAGCTTTATATTCTTCTGTAGTACAAAAATCTGCGCCCCACCAAAACCAACTTCCATCAAATTCATGGAAAGGTCTAAAAATAATTGGAATTAATTCACCTTTTGAACCCTTTAAATTCAATAATACACTGGCTATTTTGTCTAGCTTTTTCTTATACCAATCATAATTTGAGCCACCTGATAGAATGCTCTTGAATGCTTTAGCCTTTTGTTCTGCTGTCATGTCTGCGGCATAAAAACTATCTTCCTTATTGGGTTCTCTTAAATGCCAAGATATGGTATTAATCATGCCTTTGCTGTATGCCTCCTTGATATCATCGGTAATAATCACTTCTTGTTGATAAAACCAATTGTCAGCTTTTCCATTATTATTCTTATCGGTGATAAACATAAAGTCAGATCCTAAAAGAGCAGGATCATGTCCTGATATTTTTTTTATATCTGATTCTGTATTAGATCCATTATTATAAAATCCATTAAAAGCATCTTGCTGACCAATTGCAAATTTGGTCTTTGCTAACATTTTTAAGTTATAAAATAAAGCAACCGTTTCTGCAGTAGCATTAGGGTCAACCATATAGGTTTTTGCATTTTGTGTAGTCAAACCATCAGTAACTACAGGTGGATCAACAACTGTGACAGGTTTGGTTTTCTGATCTACGTTATCACTAGAACATGCTACTGATAAAGACAATATTCCACATAGAAATATAGAGATATAATATTTTTTCATACTGATATTTATTATTTTAATGGTTCCAATTACAAACAGACAGATTTATCTAGCTACCTATTCTATTGATTAATTCTATACAAGCTCTACAATTATGATATGGGCATTTCCAAAAGCCAGCTTTGTCCTTATCCATTTTTGAATAATCGCTAAGGACACCCCAAAACCATTCGCCATTTTCTTTATCAATGATATGTTTTTGAGTGAAATTCCAGTTTTTAAAAAGAATGTCTAAATATTCTTGTTTTTCGGAAAGTTGCCAAGCTGTATAATATCCAATCATTAATTCGGCTTGTGGCCACCAATGTTTTTCGGCCATTAATTCATTGGTTTCAGGATCGTATTCGTACCATAAACCGCCATCGTTATCTATTCCTTCTTTAGTCACTTCGGCAATTTGAAGGGCATATTTTTTATAGTTAGCTATTAGTTTTTCTTCTTCTGCAATTTCGGCACATTGTAATAATAGCCAAGCCGCTTCAATATCATGTCCGTAAGAGATAACATCTTTCTTTTCTACCCAATTTTCATCAAAAAATAATCGTAAATGTCCTGTTTCAGTATTGATAAAGTATTTTTCGATAGTTTCTAATAATTCAATAATGACTTTTCGTAAGGATTCATCTTTCCAAACTTTGTATAAATTCGCATAACCTTCAACAATATGCAAATGGGTATTCATGGTTTTCTTTTCGTTGGCATCTTTTTCGCTTAAGCGTAAATCATCAATTGGTTGCCAATCACGGGTAAAAGCTTCGAGATAACCCCCATTTTCCGAATCATAACTATATTTTTGAATTTTATTATATAGAGAAATAGCAAGCTGTAATGATTTTTCATCATGAGTAATCGAATAGTATTCGCTTAATCCATAAATAACAAAAGCTAGAGCATAAATTTGATTTTTAGTATCTTTTGGAGCACCATTGGGGGAAATACTCCAAAATATACCGCCATATTCAGCATCATAAAAATGGGCTGATATATATTCAAAAGCACGTTTTGCTGTGTTTAAATGCTCTTCATTTTTCGAAATATGATAGGCCGCAGAAAAAGTCCATAATAATCGTGCATTTAATACTGACCCTTTCTCAGCTTCAACAATTATATTATTATTGTAATCTATTTGACCAACAAAACCGCCATTTTTCTCATCACTAGTGTTTTCCATCCAATAGGAAAGGATACTTTGAAGTTCAAGCTTTAGTTCTATTTTTAGATTTTTTAAATTTGAATTCACAATTATGCTATTTCTTTGTTTTTATTAACTTGTTCGATAATTGTATTTACAGAACCTGCAGATGTCAAAGTATCTTCGGGAGTATTAGTTACGTAATCCACTAATTGAGCAACAGAAGAAACCGCTACGTGCATTCTGGTATCTGAAGAAGCATAATAGATATAAACTGTACCGTCTTTATCCTCAATCCATCCATTAGAGAATAAAACGTTAGATACGTCACCAACTCTTTCGATACCTTCTGGAGCCATAAAGTGGCCTGCTGGAACATGAGTTACTTTTGTAATATCATTCAAATCAGTCATAAACATATATAAAGTATAACGCAAACCTGCAGCAGTATTACGAACACCATGTGCTAAATGTAACCAACCTTTTTCCGTTTTGATAGGAGCTGGTCCAAGTCCATTTTTTAATTCATAAACGGTATGATATTGTTTACCGTATATGATTTTTTCGTCTTTTACTATTGGATTAGTCATGTCTTCTACATAACCAAGTCCTATTCCACCACCATTTCCTACATCAATAAAACCATCTTGTGGACGCGTGTATAAAGCATATTTTCCATCAACAAATTCTGGATGTAATACTACGTTACGTTGTTGTCCTGTATTCGAAATCAAATCGGGTAATCTTTCCCAATTAATTAAATCTTTTGTACGAACAATCCCTGCATTAGCAACAGCAGTACTAGTATCTCCTTTGGGAGCAGATTTGTCTTTTCTTTCGGTACAAAAAATACCATAAACCCATCCGTCTTCATGGTTTATTAAACGCATATCATATACATTGGTATCTGGTTCTTCCGTTTGAGGTATCACACATGGTTTTTCCCAGAATTTGAAATTATCAACACCATTTGGACTCTCGGCAACTGCAAAGAAAGACTTTCTATCAGCCCCTTCAACACGTACTACAAGAACGTATGAATCATTCCATTTTATAGCTCCAGCATTAAATGTTGCATTTATAGCAATTCTTTCTAAAAATAAAGGATTTGTTTCTGGATTAAAATCAAATCTCCATTCAAGTGGCGCATGCGCTGCTGTTATAATTGGGTTTTTATAACGAGAGTATATACCATTCCCAATACCCCCTTGAGGTTCATTTTTGGTTTGTAATAATATGTTAAATTGTTTTTGAATCCCAGTTTTTAATTCTTTTAAATCTGGTAGTTGTGCAGTTGTGTTCATAATTAAATGTTCTAAATCAGGTGATATTTATTTGTTTTTTCTTTGATCATTAAGCTCGTTCTCAATGACTTGCAATTTTTCTTCCGTTAGTGGGTAAAATAA
The Flavobacterium sp. 5 DNA segment above includes these coding regions:
- a CDS encoding glycoside hydrolase family 26 protein, whose amino-acid sequence is MKKYYISIFLCGILSLSVACSSDNVDQKTKPVTVVDPPVVTDGLTTQNAKTYMVDPNATAETVALFYNLKMLAKTKFAIGQQDAFNGFYNNGSNTESDIKKISGHDPALLGSDFMFITDKNNNGKADNWFYQQEVIITDDIKEAYSKGMINTISWHLREPNKEDSFYAADMTAEQKAKAFKSILSGGSNYDWYKKKLDKIASVLLNLKGSKGELIPIIFRPFHEFDGSWFWWGADFCTTEEYKAAYQFTVTYLRDTKGVHNILYAFSPDNSYTTSANYLSRYPGDTYVDVLGIDNYGDFKNQGQNGADKANAKLKMISDLAITKVKIAAMTETGYQVTSSNSPISNWFSTFLYGALTSNSIEVSYVMFWNNTTDGYYVPTSTESNSADFKDFATKPKATLVNSLPKMYELPK
- a CDS encoding Crp/Fnr family transcriptional regulator — encoded protein: MKELVEYILQFGNLNQQQIELISKKAREIEFNKDEYFSEAGKIPTQVGFILEGIMRVCYYNNKGEEITKYFIDENNLVVDLESFNNSVCSSAYVQAATDCKLIVFSKPDWEELLNTIVGWDTIVHKIIARALIQKVDRRSPLVSEDATTRYLSFIEKFPKVVNRIPLSYLASYLGITQSSLSRIRKNIR
- a CDS encoding MarR family winged helix-turn-helix transcriptional regulator; amino-acid sequence: MNIIDEIGVLALSTRLQRLSEQLRKDGALIYKSFNIDFEPKWFPVIYTLHIKGMLSVVEISSEIGYTHPSTISLLKELEKQKIISSKKDKLDERKRLIVLTTKGHELIAKMQPVWNIMRNTLNEITDNQNNLIHAIEEVELKIAKQGFFQRVSDSNF
- a CDS encoding SDR family NAD(P)-dependent oxidoreductase, whose protein sequence is MKSVLITGANRSIGLETAKQLSEKGLFVYIGSRDLKKGEEVVKELNEKGYKNIKAIQIDINDSNSVLEAKNIVEKEQGKLDILINNAGVIGVLPQNPSSTSIDDIQKTFDTNFFGAIRVTQTFLDLLKKSDSPRISNITSGLGSLTLHSDPTWKYNAIKGICYVPSKAALNAFTITLAYELRELPFKVNSIDPGYTATDFNHFSGPGTVESAASFIIKHTLTDESAPTGKFFSNDIEDESEESPW
- a CDS encoding GNAT family N-acetyltransferase, which translates into the protein MIIQPIQNEYEKQIVDLILNIQQNEFNVPITLEDQPDLLNIKNFYYQSGGCFLGAFIDGKLVGTIALVKFNKEAGAIRKMFVVKEYRGKQYNIGQQLLEKLIIYSKENGLKDLYLGTVSKLHAALRFYERNNFIRIHKEELPDDFPLMKPDNIFCQLQLNSKK
- a CDS encoding glycosidase, whose amino-acid sequence is MNTTAQLPDLKELKTGIQKQFNILLQTKNEPQGGIGNGIYSRYKNPIITAAHAPLEWRFDFNPETNPLFLERIAINATFNAGAIKWNDSYVLVVRVEGADRKSFFAVAESPNGVDNFKFWEKPCVIPQTEEPDTNVYDMRLINHEDGWVYGIFCTERKDKSAPKGDTSTAVANAGIVRTKDLINWERLPDLISNTGQQRNVVLHPEFVDGKYALYTRPQDGFIDVGNGGGIGLGYVEDMTNPIVKDEKIIYGKQYHTVYELKNGLGPAPIKTEKGWLHLAHGVRNTAAGLRYTLYMFMTDLNDITKVTHVPAGHFMAPEGIERVGDVSNVLFSNGWIEDKDGTVYIYYASSDTRMHVAVSSVAQLVDYVTNTPEDTLTSAGSVNTIIEQVNKNKEIA
- a CDS encoding AGE family epimerase/isomerase: MNSNLKNLKIELKLELQSILSYWMENTSDEKNGGFVGQIDYNNNIIVEAEKGSVLNARLLWTFSAAYHISKNEEHLNTAKRAFEYISAHFYDAEYGGIFWSISPNGAPKDTKNQIYALAFVIYGLSEYYSITHDEKSLQLAISLYNKIQKYSYDSENGGYLEAFTRDWQPIDDLRLSEKDANEKKTMNTHLHIVEGYANLYKVWKDESLRKVIIELLETIEKYFINTETGHLRLFFDENWVEKKDVISYGHDIEAAWLLLQCAEIAEEEKLIANYKKYALQIAEVTKEGIDNDGGLWYEYDPETNELMAEKHWWPQAELMIGYYTAWQLSEKQEYLDILFKNWNFTQKHIIDKENGEWFWGVLSDYSKMDKDKAGFWKCPYHNCRACIELINRIGS